One Kaistella polysaccharea DNA segment encodes these proteins:
- a CDS encoding nucleoside deaminase, producing MEIIKNPIQSTDEKYLRRCLELAKESVEAGDEAFGSVLVNDAGEIIAEARNRVNEKTILAHPEIDLAYWAAENLSEEERAKSTMYTTGEHCPMCSAAQGWVGIGGLVYLSSAKQLGEWQKEYDLPAAPINFLPVEDIIKKIEGRGPAEGDLLQEIKKLHEMKWSKK from the coding sequence ATGGAAATAATCAAAAATCCGATTCAGTCAACTGACGAAAAATATTTGAGAAGATGTCTGGAATTGGCAAAAGAGTCGGTGGAAGCTGGCGATGAAGCTTTCGGCTCAGTCTTGGTCAATGACGCTGGAGAAATTATTGCAGAAGCGCGAAACCGCGTGAATGAAAAAACAATTCTGGCGCATCCGGAAATTGATTTGGCGTATTGGGCAGCAGAAAATTTATCGGAAGAAGAACGAGCAAAGTCCACAATGTACACAACTGGTGAGCATTGTCCGATGTGTTCGGCTGCGCAAGGTTGGGTGGGAATCGGAGGTTTAGTGTATTTGAGTTCTGCCAAACAGTTGGGAGAATGGCAAAAGGAATATGATCTTCCAGCTGCACCGATTAACTTTTTACCGGTTGAAGACATTATTAAAAAGATCGAAGGCCGCGGTCCTGCGGAAGGTGATTTACTGCAAGAAATCAAGAAGCTTCACGAAATGAAATGGTCAAAAAAATAG
- the serC gene encoding 3-phosphoserine/phosphohydroxythreonine transaminase: protein MSKKHNFSAGPCILPQEVFEKSAEAILDFNGIGLSLLEISHRSKDFVAVMDEARAIVKRLMKLGDDYEVLYLGGGASLQFVMVPFNLMKLENGKAAYLDTGTWAAGAIKEGKKLGTVDVVGSSKEKNYSYIPKDYNVGSEYDYFHCTSNNTIYGTQMKAFPKVDTLLVCDMSSDIFSREIDFSQFDVIYAGAQKNMGPAGTTLVVVKKEILGKTGRDIPSYLDYSLQIAKESMFNTPPVFPIYASLLTLQHLENNGGIAAAEKRNNAKAELLYSEIDRNPLFETFCVEEDRSIMNVSFKLVDDSKKEEFDNAWKNAGINGLNGHRSLGGYRASMYNALPIESVQVLVDVMKNLK, encoded by the coding sequence ATGAGTAAAAAACACAATTTCAGTGCAGGTCCCTGCATTTTACCTCAAGAAGTTTTCGAAAAATCGGCCGAAGCGATTCTAGATTTTAACGGCATCGGTCTTTCTCTGTTGGAAATATCGCACCGCAGCAAAGATTTTGTAGCGGTAATGGACGAAGCTCGTGCTATTGTGAAAAGATTAATGAAGTTGGGCGATGATTATGAAGTTCTTTATCTTGGCGGCGGCGCAAGTTTGCAGTTTGTCATGGTTCCGTTCAATTTGATGAAATTGGAGAATGGGAAAGCAGCATATCTCGACACCGGAACATGGGCTGCAGGCGCGATTAAAGAAGGAAAAAAACTGGGAACCGTAGATGTTGTAGGTTCTTCGAAAGAGAAAAACTACTCCTATATTCCAAAAGATTACAACGTAGGAAGTGAATATGATTATTTCCACTGCACGTCTAACAATACCATTTACGGAACACAAATGAAAGCGTTTCCAAAAGTGGATACTTTGTTGGTTTGTGATATGAGCTCTGATATATTTTCAAGAGAAATAGACTTTTCTCAGTTCGATGTGATTTACGCTGGAGCCCAAAAAAATATGGGTCCCGCAGGAACAACTTTAGTGGTTGTAAAAAAAGAAATATTAGGTAAAACAGGCCGAGATATTCCTTCTTATCTGGACTATTCATTACAGATTGCAAAAGAATCAATGTTTAATACTCCACCGGTTTTTCCTATCTATGCATCTCTTTTGACGTTGCAACATCTGGAAAATAATGGAGGAATTGCAGCCGCGGAAAAAAGAAATAACGCGAAAGCCGAATTGCTATATTCTGAAATTGACCGCAACCCTTTATTTGAAACATTTTGTGTGGAGGAAGACCGATCTATAATGAATGTTTCATTTAAATTAGTGGATGATTCCAAAAAAGAGGAGTTTGACAATGCGTGGAAAAATGCAGGAATTAACGGCTTAAATGGCCACCGCAGTTTGGGTGGTTACCGCGCCAGTATGTATAACGCGTTGCCCATTGAGAGTGTTCAGGTTTTAGTTGACGTAATGAAAAATTTAAAATAA
- a CDS encoding dipeptidase has protein sequence MNQPVIDLHCDLLSYMTRPESSIYNTEDVGCAVPYLTKGNVKLQIMAIFAPVENNSHEFGLKQSEIFKNLNEEENELYRFEKHHLANFGTNENIGMLASVESGSAFCDENISLKEGFQNLEKIIENVGSILYIGFTHHAENRFGGGNYSTAGLKNDGKALIDYMHNRNIAIDFSHTSDALAYDILNYISKQNIDVPIMASHSNYRPVYDHKRNLPDDVAKEIIHQKGLIGLNFVRAFLNPDNVEALQEHVAHGISLGAEKAICYGADYFYTKDNPDKSRIPFYFSAHGNASCYPEINKVLEEQFGAEQMKKVSSQNALDFLERLWR, from the coding sequence ATGAATCAACCTGTAATCGATCTCCACTGCGACTTACTCAGTTATATGACGCGTCCAGAATCCAGCATTTATAATACCGAAGATGTTGGTTGCGCAGTTCCCTATTTGACAAAGGGAAATGTGAAGTTACAAATCATGGCGATTTTTGCGCCCGTGGAAAATAACAGTCATGAATTTGGATTAAAACAAAGCGAAATTTTTAAGAATTTAAATGAGGAAGAAAACGAATTATACCGTTTCGAAAAACATCATTTAGCAAATTTTGGAACGAATGAAAATATCGGAATGCTGGCTTCGGTAGAAAGTGGTTCGGCGTTTTGTGATGAGAATATTTCTTTGAAAGAAGGTTTTCAAAACTTAGAAAAGATCATTGAAAACGTAGGTTCGATCCTTTATATTGGATTTACGCATCACGCTGAAAATAGATTTGGTGGCGGCAACTACTCCACTGCCGGCTTAAAAAACGACGGAAAAGCTTTAATCGATTATATGCACAACAGAAACATTGCCATCGATTTTTCGCATACGAGTGATGCTTTGGCGTATGATATTTTAAACTATATTTCTAAACAGAACATCGACGTTCCGATTATGGCGAGTCATTCAAATTACCGTCCGGTTTATGATCACAAACGGAATTTACCCGATGATGTGGCGAAAGAAATAATTCATCAAAAAGGATTGATCGGACTTAACTTTGTGCGCGCATTTTTAAATCCAGATAACGTGGAAGCTTTACAAGAACACGTTGCGCATGGAATTTCCTTAGGCGCAGAAAAAGCGATTTGTTATGGAGCAGATTATTTTTACACCAAAGACAATCCAGACAAGTCAAGAATTCCTTTCTATTTTTCGGCACATGGAAACGCCAGTTGCTATCCTGAAATCAATAAAGTTTTGGAAGAGCAATTTGGTGCTGAACAAATGAAGAAAGTAAGCAGTCAGAATGCTTTGGATTTTTTAGAAAGACTTTGGAGATAA
- the gyrA gene encoding DNA gyrase subunit A: protein MHKEGERLIPINIVDEMKSSYIDYSMSVIVSRALPDVRDGLKPVHRRVLYGMYGLNVFSNRKHLKSARIVGDVLGKYHPHGDTSVYDAMVRMAQPWSLRYQLVDGQGNFGSVDGDPPAAMRYTEARMKKISDEILADLDKDTVDFQNNFDDSMTEPSVMPTKIPNLLVNGTSGIAVGMATNMAPHNLSESIDAICAYIDDREITIDELMKHIIAPDFPTGGIIYGYDGVRDALHTGRGRIVLRAKVGFEEIGNRNAIIVTEIPYQVNKADMIARTAELVKDEKIPGIYEIRDESDRQGMRVVYELKHDAIPNVVLNMLYKYTALQTSFSVNNIALVKGRPVQLNVKDIIHHFVEHRHEVVVRRTKYDLRKARERAHILEGFMKVIGTQDSLDKAIAIIRHSANPAEAKEGLMAEFELSDIQAQAILDLRLARLTGMELDKIRAEYDEIMALINDLEDILANEPRRYQIIRDEMLDMKEKYGDERRTEIDYSGGEMSIEDLIPDEKVVLTISHAGYIKRTSLSEYKVQSRGGVGNRAATTRDEDFLEYIVAATNHQYMLFFTEKGKCFWLRVFEIPEGSKISKGRAVQNLINIEPDDKIKAYIRTNDLKDQEYINKMNVVMITKNGTIKKTSLEAYSRPRTNGVNAIEIRDNDQLLGARLTNGTSEIMIATRKGKCIRFPEEKARAVGRGSIGVRGITLDKGDEVIGMIVVDDVQNESVLVVSERGYGKRTAVEDYRVTNRGGKGVITLNITEKTGDLIAIQMVTDDDGLMIINKSGVAIRMGMDEMRIMGRNTQGVKVINLKKNDEIAAIAKVEMDKEVVEVIDEELTELPTEHVDSDHPDFSDQEQTGNNAFTNIGDPEVLQKIEDEEAELSENPEIENDSEDESPE from the coding sequence ATGCATAAAGAAGGAGAAAGGTTAATTCCTATCAACATTGTTGATGAAATGAAATCCTCTTACATCGATTATTCGATGTCGGTAATTGTTTCCAGAGCGTTACCCGATGTAAGAGATGGCTTAAAACCCGTACACAGACGAGTTCTTTACGGGATGTACGGTCTCAACGTTTTTTCAAACAGAAAACATTTAAAATCAGCCAGAATTGTAGGTGATGTTCTTGGTAAGTATCACCCACACGGTGATACCTCCGTTTACGATGCCATGGTAAGAATGGCGCAACCTTGGAGTTTGCGTTATCAATTGGTAGACGGACAAGGTAACTTTGGGTCTGTAGATGGCGATCCGCCCGCAGCAATGCGTTATACGGAAGCAAGAATGAAAAAGATTTCAGATGAAATTTTAGCAGATCTTGATAAAGATACCGTTGACTTTCAAAATAACTTTGATGATTCCATGACGGAACCTTCTGTAATGCCAACGAAAATCCCTAACCTTTTGGTCAATGGTACTTCGGGGATTGCAGTAGGAATGGCGACCAATATGGCGCCGCACAATCTTTCAGAATCAATTGACGCCATTTGTGCTTACATCGACGATCGTGAAATTACGATTGATGAATTGATGAAACACATTATCGCACCCGATTTCCCGACAGGTGGTATTATTTATGGGTACGACGGTGTTCGTGATGCACTTCATACCGGTAGAGGAAGAATCGTGTTGCGTGCAAAAGTAGGTTTCGAAGAAATTGGAAACAGAAATGCCATCATCGTTACGGAAATTCCTTATCAGGTGAATAAGGCAGATATGATTGCCAGAACTGCGGAACTCGTTAAAGACGAAAAAATCCCGGGTATTTACGAGATTCGCGATGAATCTGACAGACAGGGAATGCGTGTGGTTTATGAATTGAAACACGATGCAATCCCGAATGTTGTTCTAAATATGCTTTATAAATATACGGCATTGCAGACTTCGTTCAGCGTTAATAATATTGCCTTGGTAAAAGGCCGTCCGGTCCAGTTGAATGTAAAGGATATTATTCATCATTTTGTAGAACACCGCCATGAAGTAGTTGTTCGCAGAACAAAATATGATTTAAGAAAAGCCAGAGAAAGAGCACATATTCTTGAAGGTTTCATGAAAGTGATCGGAACCCAGGATTCTCTTGATAAAGCGATTGCGATTATTCGTCACAGCGCAAATCCTGCCGAAGCGAAGGAAGGATTGATGGCAGAATTCGAACTTTCAGATATTCAGGCACAAGCAATCTTAGATTTGAGATTGGCTCGATTGACCGGAATGGAACTCGACAAAATCCGCGCGGAATATGACGAGATCATGGCATTGATTAATGATTTAGAAGATATCTTAGCCAACGAGCCAAGAAGATATCAGATTATCAGAGATGAAATGTTAGACATGAAAGAAAAGTATGGGGACGAAAGACGTACGGAAATAGATTACTCAGGTGGCGAAATGTCTATCGAAGATTTAATTCCAGATGAAAAAGTAGTGCTTACTATTTCTCATGCAGGTTATATAAAAAGAACGTCCCTTTCAGAATATAAAGTTCAAAGTAGAGGTGGTGTCGGAAACCGTGCAGCGACAACGAGAGATGAAGATTTCTTGGAGTATATCGTAGCAGCGACCAATCACCAGTATATGTTGTTCTTTACTGAAAAAGGAAAATGTTTCTGGTTAAGGGTATTTGAAATTCCAGAAGGTTCTAAAATATCCAAAGGTAGAGCGGTTCAGAATTTAATTAATATTGAGCCGGATGATAAAATCAAAGCTTACATCAGAACCAATGATTTAAAGGATCAGGAATATATCAATAAAATGAATGTGGTGATGATTACCAAAAACGGAACCATCAAGAAAACTTCATTGGAAGCTTATTCCCGTCCCAGAACAAATGGCGTAAATGCGATTGAAATTAGAGACAATGACCAGCTGTTGGGTGCACGATTAACCAACGGAACTTCTGAAATTATGATTGCGACACGAAAAGGTAAATGTATCCGTTTCCCAGAGGAAAAAGCGAGAGCTGTGGGACGTGGATCGATCGGTGTTCGTGGGATTACGCTCGATAAAGGCGACGAAGTTATTGGAATGATTGTTGTGGACGATGTGCAAAATGAGTCCGTTTTAGTGGTATCTGAAAGAGGATACGGAAAGCGTACGGCAGTAGAAGATTATCGGGTGACAAACCGTGGTGGAAAAGGAGTTATTACCTTAAATATTACCGAAAAAACGGGCGATCTTATCGCAATTCAGATGGTGACTGATGATGATGGTTTAATGATCATCAATAAATCAGGCGTAGCCATCAGAATGGGAATGGACGAAATGCGAATCATGGGTAGAAATACGCAAGGTGTGAAAGTAATCAACCTTAAAAAGAATGATGAAATCGCAGCCATTGCAAAAGTGGAAATGGATAAAGAAGTTGTAGAGGTGATCGATGAAGAACTTACTGAACTTCCTACCGAACATGTAGATTCTGACCATCCAGACTTTAGTGATCAGGAGCAAACCGGTAATAATGCATTTACCAATATTGGTGATCCTGAAGTGCTTCAAAAAATTGAAGATGAAGAAGCAGAACTAAGTGAAAATCCTGAAATAGAGAACGATTCAGAAGATGAATCTCCAGAATAA
- a CDS encoding 4Fe-4S dicluster domain-containing protein yields MAIKITDECINCGACEPECPNNAIYEGAVDWKASDGTALKGKVVMKSGLTVDADAPQEPVSDDIYFIVTDKCTECMGFHEEPQCAAVCPVDCCIPDEDHVESEESLLEKKAFLHGE; encoded by the coding sequence ATGGCTATTAAAATAACAGACGAATGTATCAATTGTGGCGCTTGTGAACCGGAATGTCCGAACAACGCTATATATGAAGGTGCCGTAGATTGGAAAGCTTCCGATGGAACGGCCTTAAAAGGAAAAGTAGTCATGAAATCCGGATTAACCGTTGACGCTGATGCGCCACAGGAACCGGTAAGTGATGACATCTATTTCATAGTGACTGATAAATGTACAGAGTGTATGGGCTTTCATGAAGAACCTCAGTGTGCTGCCGTTTGCCCGGTAGACTGCTGTATTCCAGATGAAGATCATGTAGAATCTGAAGAAAGTTTGCTGGAGAAAAAAGCGTTTCTTCACGGCGAATAA
- a CDS encoding aminopeptidase P family protein produces MTSSEKIELLRQKMAENNIDAFIVYSADPHMSEYLPAEWQERSWLSGFTGSAGFVVVTKDKAGLWTDGRYFVQAPIELKDSGVDLFKDGMEGTPNYIDWIISEIPENGTVAVNALATSNANWELLEQKLTAKGKKLVDNPLLKEVWKDRNTNAPKNPIFVHPVERAGKSVADKLADIRQKMEEMDASVHVISSLDDVAWTLNLRGSDVQSNPVFLGYIILTKNETKLFVDLEKLDTDAREQMQECWVKMLPYDQFFEDLKCYKEERILISPNSNQAIFEALKEGNTFIKAPVPGNLMKAIKNETELQGFRTVMQRDGVAMVKFLYWLTHQAGKEVMTEFSIGEKLRGFRAEGKNFVGESFGSIVGYKENGAIMHYSAKSEGSKEVTNQDTILVDSGGQYLEGTTDITRTSALGTASAEFKENCTLALKGLIQLSMVKFPKGTRGVQLDAFARLALWKEGKDYNHGTGHGVGSFMNVHEGPQNIRKDMNFQELIPGMVLSNEPGFYYENHYGIRHENLIAVRELETTDFGTFYDFETLTICPFDKNVIATELLTQPEKDWLNNYHAWCKEKLENDLEGEVKDWFLEMVQPI; encoded by the coding sequence ATGACATCATCAGAAAAAATAGAACTGCTTCGCCAGAAAATGGCTGAAAATAATATCGACGCTTTTATCGTCTATTCTGCAGATCCGCACATGAGCGAGTATTTACCCGCAGAGTGGCAAGAAAGATCGTGGCTCTCAGGATTTACAGGTTCCGCCGGCTTCGTTGTCGTTACGAAAGATAAAGCCGGACTCTGGACGGATGGTCGTTATTTCGTTCAGGCACCGATTGAACTTAAAGATTCTGGTGTTGATCTTTTTAAAGATGGCATGGAAGGCACTCCCAATTATATCGACTGGATCATTTCCGAAATTCCAGAAAATGGAACAGTTGCGGTAAATGCTTTGGCAACTTCAAACGCGAACTGGGAATTGCTGGAGCAAAAACTGACGGCAAAAGGAAAAAAACTTGTCGATAATCCGTTGTTGAAAGAAGTGTGGAAAGACCGAAATACCAATGCTCCTAAAAATCCGATTTTCGTACATCCCGTAGAACGCGCGGGGAAATCAGTGGCAGATAAACTGGCAGATATTCGTCAGAAAATGGAGGAAATGGATGCTTCAGTCCACGTGATTTCAAGTTTAGATGATGTCGCTTGGACGCTCAATTTACGCGGAAGCGATGTACAGTCTAATCCTGTTTTTTTGGGCTATATTATTTTAACAAAAAACGAAACCAAGCTTTTCGTTGACCTGGAAAAACTTGATACCGATGCCCGGGAACAAATGCAGGAATGTTGGGTAAAAATGTTGCCTTACGATCAGTTCTTTGAAGATCTGAAATGTTATAAAGAGGAACGTATTCTAATTTCTCCAAACAGCAATCAAGCCATATTTGAAGCCTTAAAAGAAGGGAATACCTTCATTAAAGCACCTGTTCCGGGGAATTTAATGAAAGCCATTAAAAATGAAACCGAGCTCCAAGGTTTCAGAACCGTGATGCAAAGAGATGGCGTAGCGATGGTGAAATTCCTTTATTGGCTCACGCATCAGGCGGGAAAAGAAGTCATGACCGAATTTTCAATTGGCGAAAAGTTAAGAGGTTTCCGCGCGGAAGGTAAAAACTTCGTGGGCGAAAGTTTCGGCAGCATCGTCGGATACAAAGAAAATGGGGCGATTATGCATTACTCTGCGAAAAGTGAAGGAAGCAAAGAAGTCACCAATCAAGATACGATCTTAGTCGATTCCGGCGGCCAGTATTTAGAAGGAACCACCGATATCACCAGAACTTCGGCCTTAGGAACAGCGTCGGCAGAATTTAAAGAAAACTGTACGTTGGCTTTGAAAGGATTAATTCAGTTGTCCATGGTGAAGTTTCCAAAAGGAACGCGTGGTGTTCAACTCGATGCCTTTGCAAGATTGGCACTTTGGAAAGAAGGCAAAGATTACAACCACGGCACCGGTCACGGGGTGGGAAGTTTTATGAATGTGCACGAAGGTCCACAAAACATTAGAAAAGACATGAATTTCCAGGAACTCATTCCGGGCATGGTCTTGTCAAATGAGCCAGGTTTCTATTATGAAAACCATTACGGAATTCGTCACGAAAATCTCATCGCAGTTCGGGAATTGGAAACCACCGATTTCGGAACCTTCTATGATTTCGAAACCTTGACGATTTGTCCGTTCGACAAAAATGTAATTGCTACCGAATTATTGACTCAGCCTGAAAAAGACTGGTTAAATAATTACCACGCGTGGTGTAAAGAAAAATTAGAAAACGATTTAGAAGGCGAGGTCAAAGACTGGTTCTTAGAAATGGTTCAACCGATATAA
- a CDS encoding DUF4286 family protein yields the protein MSLLSITFHTTADIQNDWGIYLGTELHQMIENLMEVEKYILSEVESDLVSEGQNTNLLLIFENAEKRDDFVEIELTNITEIVKQKFGVNVMVFVTYLNPRRSRL from the coding sequence ATGAGTCTCCTAAGCATTACTTTCCACACCACAGCCGACATTCAGAATGACTGGGGAATTTACCTCGGTACAGAGCTGCACCAAATGATTGAAAATCTGATGGAAGTAGAAAAATATATTCTGTCTGAAGTTGAAAGCGATCTAGTTTCCGAAGGTCAAAATACCAACCTTCTCCTAATTTTCGAAAATGCGGAAAAGCGCGATGATTTTGTAGAAATTGAACTCACCAATATTACTGAAATCGTGAAACAGAAATTTGGGGTAAATGTCATGGTTTTCGTTACTTATCTAAATCCCAGAAGATCTCGACTTTAA
- a CDS encoding histone deacetylase family protein, with translation MLPIAYHPIYKHPLPEGHKFPMLKYDLLPQQLLLEGIVEEHDFFVPEPADLKHIYAVHDQQYVERLLNLILDAKMVRRIGFPLSAELVEREFRIAQGTITGCEKAIQTGVAFNIAGGTHHAFTNRGEGFCMLNDQAIGAAYLINHQLATKILIIDLDVHQGNGTAEIFQHHPNVFTFSVHGQTNYPFKKETSDLDIGLPTGTSDHEYLEVINEFVPKLINQEKPDFIFYLSGVDILESDKLGNLNCTLEGCKTRDEIVFSHCKKFEIPVQCSMGGGYSPEIKTIINAHTNTYRVAADFYS, from the coding sequence ATGTTACCGATTGCGTATCATCCCATTTACAAACATCCATTGCCTGAAGGTCACAAGTTTCCAATGTTGAAATATGACTTGCTCCCGCAACAGTTATTATTGGAAGGAATTGTGGAAGAACATGATTTTTTTGTACCCGAACCTGCTGATCTAAAACATATTTATGCTGTTCACGACCAACAATATGTGGAGCGTTTATTAAATTTAATCTTGGATGCAAAAATGGTACGGAGGATTGGTTTCCCGCTGTCTGCAGAATTGGTGGAACGGGAATTTAGAATTGCGCAGGGAACCATCACAGGCTGCGAAAAGGCGATACAAACTGGAGTTGCATTTAATATCGCTGGTGGAACACACCATGCTTTCACCAATCGAGGCGAAGGTTTTTGCATGCTGAATGATCAGGCTATTGGCGCGGCGTATTTAATAAACCATCAATTGGCGACCAAAATTCTCATCATCGATTTGGATGTTCATCAGGGAAATGGAACGGCGGAAATATTTCAGCATCATCCAAACGTATTTACATTCTCCGTGCATGGTCAAACCAATTATCCGTTTAAAAAAGAAACGTCTGATCTGGATATTGGACTACCCACCGGAACTTCTGACCATGAATATCTGGAGGTAATCAATGAATTTGTCCCAAAACTTATTAACCAGGAAAAACCTGATTTTATCTTCTATCTGAGTGGTGTTGATATTTTGGAATCTGATAAACTGGGAAATCTGAACTGCACTTTGGAAGGTTGTAAAACCCGCGATGAAATTGTTTTTTCTCATTGCAAAAAATTTGAAATTCCCGTTCAGTGCAGTATGGGCGGCGGTTATTCTCCCGAAATAAAAACGATCATCAACGCACATACCAACACGTATCGCGTTGCGGCGGATTTTTATTCTTAG
- a CDS encoding acyl-CoA reductase → MKLEKQISGLCKLSRYITDFLEKNPENYTEIDEEFSSVLRKSENENPWFTAENQKFALTQWANLLQEENIKNWLSVYEPSKNPKKVGLILAGNIPLVGLHDVISVILSQHIPLIKLSSKDKTMLPFLLNKWNLFSEENVSFEFVERLQDFDAVIATGSNNTARYLDYYFKDSLSIIRKNRTSIAVLKGDETPEELALLAQDIFRYYGLGCRNVTRLFIPEDFLIDRLFESFIAFKNVINHHKYANNYEYNRAIYLLNQERFWDNNFVMLKEDADLFSPLSVLNFTRYKNLGEVESFIAENDQNIQAIVAKSELGLDSIYFGEAQNPALSTYADHVDTMAFLEVI, encoded by the coding sequence ATGAAGTTAGAAAAACAAATTTCAGGCCTTTGTAAATTAAGCAGGTATATTACTGATTTTTTAGAAAAGAATCCTGAAAATTATACCGAAATTGATGAAGAATTTTCTTCGGTTTTGAGGAAATCGGAAAATGAAAATCCCTGGTTTACGGCTGAAAATCAAAAGTTTGCCCTAACGCAGTGGGCGAATTTATTGCAGGAAGAAAATATAAAAAATTGGCTGTCTGTATACGAACCCTCCAAAAACCCGAAGAAAGTAGGATTGATTTTGGCGGGAAACATTCCTTTAGTAGGCTTGCATGATGTGATTTCGGTAATTCTAAGCCAGCACATTCCGCTTATAAAATTGTCTTCAAAAGATAAAACAATGCTTCCGTTTCTTCTCAACAAATGGAATTTATTTTCAGAGGAAAATGTATCGTTCGAATTCGTGGAAAGACTTCAGGATTTCGATGCTGTAATTGCCACAGGAAGCAATAATACCGCGCGCTATCTGGACTATTATTTTAAAGATTCTTTAAGTATCATCAGAAAAAACAGAACATCAATTGCTGTATTAAAAGGAGATGAAACTCCAGAAGAACTTGCACTTTTGGCGCAAGATATTTTCCGGTATTATGGTTTGGGTTGTCGGAATGTAACCCGTCTTTTTATTCCCGAGGACTTTTTGATAGACCGTCTGTTTGAAAGTTTCATCGCTTTTAAAAATGTAATCAATCATCACAAATACGCTAATAATTACGAATATAACCGTGCAATTTATTTGCTTAATCAGGAAAGATTCTGGGATAATAATTTTGTAATGCTGAAGGAAGATGCAGATTTATTTTCCCCTTTATCAGTCTTAAATTTTACACGGTATAAAAACCTGGGAGAGGTCGAAAGTTTCATTGCTGAAAACGACCAGAATATTCAGGCGATCGTTGCGAAATCTGAATTAGGTTTGGATTCAATCTATTTTGGCGAAGCGCAAAATCCTGCCTTGTCTACGTATGCAGACCATGTAGACACCATGGCGTTTTTGGAGGTGATTTAA
- a CDS encoding D-2-hydroxyacid dehydrogenase — protein sequence MIVLANDGISKAGEEALQEAGIELLEAKVSQEQLANFINENKVDVLLVRSATKVRQDLIDECPSLKIIGRGGVGMDNIDVEYAIEKGLYVINTPKASSRSVAEMVFAHFFALARFLHESNRLMPLEGESHFKALKKSFSSAIELQGKNLGVIGFGGIGQEVVKMGISLGMKVKVLTRNPKTETLFLEYFDGQKMQFEITSETDMNNFLQDLNFLSINTPATENYIIDKEQFEKMKDGIYIVNTARGGVINEVSMLNFIESGKIAGAALDVFESEPAPELALLMNPNLSLTPHLGGNTLDAQEKIGRELAEQIIEIKKKLHLTNANI from the coding sequence ATGATAGTTCTTGCAAACGACGGAATATCAAAAGCTGGTGAAGAAGCACTTCAGGAAGCTGGCATTGAACTCTTGGAAGCAAAAGTTTCCCAAGAACAGTTAGCCAATTTTATAAATGAAAATAAAGTTGATGTTTTATTGGTGAGAAGCGCTACAAAAGTTCGTCAGGATCTGATCGACGAATGCCCTTCTTTAAAAATTATTGGGCGCGGCGGTGTTGGTATGGACAATATCGACGTTGAATATGCCATCGAAAAAGGCTTATATGTAATTAACACACCGAAAGCATCTTCACGTTCAGTGGCAGAAATGGTCTTTGCTCACTTTTTTGCTTTAGCAAGATTTCTCCACGAATCTAACAGGTTAATGCCGCTAGAAGGCGAATCACACTTCAAGGCTTTGAAGAAATCTTTCTCCAGCGCCATTGAATTACAGGGAAAAAATTTAGGAGTGATTGGCTTCGGAGGAATCGGCCAGGAAGTGGTAAAGATGGGAATTTCTTTAGGGATGAAAGTAAAAGTACTGACCAGAAATCCCAAAACAGAAACACTCTTTTTAGAATATTTCGACGGACAAAAGATGCAGTTTGAAATTACTTCGGAAACAGATATGAACAATTTTCTGCAGGATTTAAACTTCCTAAGTATCAATACACCAGCAACTGAAAATTATATTATTGATAAGGAACAGTTCGAGAAAATGAAAGATGGAATCTACATTGTAAACACAGCCCGTGGCGGTGTAATTAATGAAGTTTCAATGTTGAATTTTATTGAGTCGGGTAAAATCGCGGGAGCAGCTTTAGATGTTTTCGAAAGTGAACCAGCTCCCGAATTGGCATTATTGATGAATCCAAATCTTTCATTAACCCCACATTTGGGTGGAAATACCCTCGATGCGCAGGAGAAAATTGGCCGGGAACTGGCAGAACAAATTATTGAGATTAAAAAGAAACTCCATTTAACGAATGCCAATATTTAA